A window of the Hordeum vulgare subsp. vulgare chromosome 5H, MorexV3_pseudomolecules_assembly, whole genome shotgun sequence genome harbors these coding sequences:
- the LOC123398004 gene encoding cinnamoyl-CoA reductase 1-like, which yields MGIDCANTANCVATGRGRTVCVTGAGGFIASWLVKLLLEKGYAVHGTVRNPDDVARNAHLRGLEGAAERLTLFRVDLLDKESLVAAFRGCQGVFHTACPVTDDPEKMIEPAVSGTRNVINAAAEVGGIRRVVMTSSIGAVYMDPRRSPDEEADETCWSDLEFCKNTKNWYCYAKTVAEQAAWELAKERKLDLVVINPSLVLGPLLQTAVNASTWHIAKYLDGSVQTYANAAQAYVHVRDVADAHARAYETPEAHGRYLCAGRTLHRAEVCRTLAKFFPEYPVPMRCKEGTGEMKKGCRFSSRRIMELGVGITPASQCLYDIVISLQDKGILPRRGADMS from the exons ATGGGTATTGATTGTGCCAACACGGCTAACTGCGTCGCCACTGGCCGCGGACGCACCGTGTGTGTGACGGGCGCCGGCGGCTTCATCGCGTCATGGCTGGTCAAGCTCCTCCTGGAGAAGGGCTACGCCGTCCACGGCACCGTCCGGAATCCTG ATGATGTGGCAAGGAATGCGCACCTGAGAGGCTTGGAAGGGGCGGCGGAGCGGCTGACCCTCTTCCGGGTGGACCTGCTGGACAAGGAGAGCCTCGTCGCTGCATTCCGAGGATGCCAAGGCGTATTCCATACCGCATGTCCCGTCACCGATGATCCG GAAAAAATGATCGAGCCGGCGGTGAGTGGAACGAGGAACGTGATCAACGCCGCGGCGGAGGTGGGCGGCATCCGGCGTGTGGTAATGACGTCGTCGATTGGCGCCGTGTACATGGATCCTCGCCGCAGCCCCGACGAGGAGGCCGACGAGACATGTTGGAGCGACCTCGAGTTCTGCAAGAACACAAAG AACTGGTACTGCTATGCGAAGACGGTGGCGGAGCAGGCGGCATGGGAGCTCGCCAAGGAGAGAAAGCTCGACCTCGTGGTGATCAACCCGTCTCTAGTACTGGGTCCTCTCCTGCAGACGGCGGTGAACGCCAGCACCTGGCACATCGCCAAGTACCTGGACGGCTCGGTGCAGACATACGCCAACGCCGCGCAGGCCTACGTGCATGTCCGGGACGTCGCGGACGCGCACGCGCGTGCATATGAGACGCCCGAAGCACATGGCCGCTACCTCTGCGCGGGGCGCACGCTGCACCGCGCCGAGGTGTGTCGTACTCTTGCCAAGTTCTTTCCGGAGTACCCGGTGCCCATGAGGTGCAAGGAAGGGACGGGGGAGATGAAGAAGGGATGCCGGTTCAGCAGCCGGAGGATCATGGAGCTCGGCGTCGGCATCACGCCGGCAAGCCAGTGTCTCTACGACATCGTCATCAGCCTTCAGGACAAGGGCATCTTACCCCGTCGCGGTGCTGATATGTCCTGA
- the LOC123396140 gene encoding syntaxin-51-like: MASSSDPWMKEYTEASKLVDDISSMIADRSSLPQSGPEIMRHTSAIRRKITILGTRLDSLVTLLSRIPPKSLTDKEMHKRQDALSNLKSKAKQMGTSFNVSNFANREDLLGQSKKAADDMSRVAGLDNQGIVGLQRQVMREQDEGLERLEETVLSTKHIALAVNEELTLHTRLIDDLEDHVDVTNSRLQRVQKRLAILNKRAKGGCSCMCLMLSVAAIVLLAVIVWLLIKYL, encoded by the exons ATGGCATCATCTTCGGACCCATGGATGAAAGAGTACACTGAAGCATCTAAGCTTGTTGATGATATAAGTTCCATGATTGCCGATAGAAGTTCTCTTCCACAATCAGGCCCCGAAATTATGCGCCACACATCAGCCATTCGGAGAAAAATAACTATTCTTGGCACTAGACTGGACAGCTTGGTGACATTGTTGTCCAGGATTCCGCCAAAGTCACT CACTGACAAAGAGATGCATAAGCGCCAAGATGCGCTTTCCAActtgaaatccaaagcaaaacaGATGGGGACAAGTTTCAACGTGTCAAACTTTGCCAACAG GGAGGATTTGCTTGGTCAGAGTAAGAAAGCAGCTGATGATATGAGCAGAGTTGCTGGGTTAGACAACCAAGGGATTGTTGGCCTTCAGAGGCAAGTTATGAGAG AACAAGATGAGGGTCTCGAAAGGCTGGAGGAGACAGTCCTGAGCACAAAACATATTGCATTAGCAGTGAATGAAGAACTTACTCTGCATACACGATTGATT GATGACTTGGAAGATCATGTCGACGTTACAAACTCCCGTCTTCAG CGTGTGCAAAAGCGGCTTGCAATTCTGAACAAGCGCGCCAAAGGTGGCTGCTCATGCATGTGCCTAATGCTCTCTGTTGCCGCCATAGTGCTGCTCGCGGTTATTGTTTGGCTTCTCATCAAGTACCTGTAA